In the Caenorhabditis elegans chromosome X genome, one interval contains:
- the H11E01.3 gene encoding Serine/arginine repetitive matrix protein 2 (Confirmed by transcript evidence), with protein MMDMMLKNREAQLMKMAELRKKLDAAEKVECCRRIRTGQSPESYRQGKPSRSLSRNRAGQSGGGGRQRRYSNSFEDRDFVQRIEDRNTDPVEQNTKDPYKRLSANAKRFNYLHKLDDNTLIAYKDNLKKQLQRLERFREISFGPHSVARQPPPQQASWFFRRRSVLNMRGRKATTGNKLNASHDSRTSCPPTTRKRKDSNGRLPPINPHKNRVPTKPPAPVSLQQITTRLPPAAKKPAPSRGRPSNKRQTTTTTTTTITSVSKSPQISDTNTLPTLPSVTGRGIFTGAAAAATAAAIGTAAINMDTLIDKEPEPSPPRTPVLETQKTFDRTSPTDGVQVPDEVPPEILDKLADESEDVEEKLAEQEEQEFIPRQIVLDNADPSHGDYEDSDSEPEYAEEDREPLAVQVQLEHQVDVSPPTSNVTQDSPKEMSYQHSEPSPALPSPDASVPSEHERFARSPPTLVFTEQSTEDAPESPNEVVHHVQTEAQQSPVIDVHSTHVVEHFDTHDESPQSPVLSVHGGEEGYEDHHDEAPVLSVHTDHKAHSEDVPQSPVQSVHSSHASEHIDEAPQSPVPSVHSSHASEHIEQEALPSPVASERDVPSAESPLVQSENFEHHAEVHSFHASEHIDEALPSPVQSVHSSHDHHDRSSPVASEPAARSPSVQSSRTSEHFEHRGEVPQSPSSNQFHSSEHIEEARQSPVTNQESVHSPHASEHFEHREVVPHSPAASQEEFGRSPSVHSPHVSEHFEHHEEAQHSPVASQEEAARSPSVHSSHASEHFEHHEEAQDSPVASQEKAARSPSVHSSHASEDSEHRQEIQHSPAASQNEAARSPSVHSSHASEHIENHGESLQSPVASMAGSEHHNMAESSEYTTSEKEISPSIFSSHTSEQFEQQSQNSPVASERDNRSPTFESSVTMQAAAPLSPAASDHAEQARESPSFERAPSLHSQLSGNLEHDDENSAVVEAGQEPATQSPIPLEQEGRFERAASVNSYQASESFENQEATVVEHHAGALQSPVASEKEVSEAISQPAAEPAAPSPISSEVEAHSEHHHTQEEIPIVQTSEHIDLTDVPRSPAFSMNDSHHEDQLSHEAAPHSPVAFTEPRVPSVHTSDTEEESFEVQHHAGLTQEYAARKSPTEMDLYNPSRDNQESPVMSETEAIPIVDRIDLEAYHNSPTKESTSPVTVNPVEVRVSADEVAEHLASPHQNFEDEPSHLVDESEVPNNFETVPEQEAYAPSQDAMMTSIYQPGSDTETREWDEGEHHVKESTTHSEHTDGNTHTSVQETITTITDNGHDADNISTDSLVIHEPAADNQMTQSIYQPHSDNDDDDDKVTEKEWDEGNKHVHEITEEHTDESGKHFTETVTTTTTTVIKSGDDMKNNNDEEDGSDEERDKIIEEEGEHGSNGNLVRETITTTTHTVTSGGLPEGGILVDDGDETNISSL; from the exons ATGATGGACATGATGCTCAAGAACAG agaagCACAGCTCATGAAAATGGCCGAGTTGCGCAAGAAGCTTGACGCGGCGGAGAAAGTCGAGTGCTGCCGTCGTATTCGTACAGGTCAGAGTCCGGAATCCTACAGACAGGGAAAGCCGAGCCGCAGTTTGAGCAGAA atcgcGCAGGGCAGAGCGGGGGCGGAGGACGGCAACGTCGGTATTCCAACAGTTTTGAGGATCGCGATTTTGTTCAACGCATCGAAGATCGGAATACGGACCCCGTGGAACAGAACACCAAGGATCCGTACAAAAGATTGTCGGCTAATGCGAAGAGGTTCAATTATTTGCACAAG CTCGACGACAACACCCTGATTGCCTACAAAGACAATCTGAAAAAGCAGCTGCAGCGCCTCGAGCGCTTCCGTGAGATCTCATTCGGTCCACACTCTGTCGCCCGGCAGCCACCGCCACAGCAAGCATCGTGGTTCTTCCGGCGAAG AAGTGTGCTCAATATGCGGGGACGTAAAGCAACTACCGGTAACAAGCTGAACGCGAGTCATGATAGTCGGACGAGTTGCCCACCAACTACTCGGAAGAGGAAGG ATTCCAACGGCCGACTTCCACCTATCAACCCACATAAAAATCGGGTACCCACAAAACCACCAGCACCGGTCTCTCTTCAACAAATCACAACTCGACTTCCACCGGCGGctaaaaa accagCACCCTCCCGTGGACGTCCATCGAACAAACGCCAAACAACTACGACTACTACGACTACAATCACATCGGTGTCAAAATCGCCGCAGATATCAGATACAAATACACTTCCAACACTGCCTTCGGTGACAG GTCGTGGAATCTTCACCGGTGCAGCGGCCGCCGCTACCGCCGCAGCCATCGGAACTGCAGCGATCAATATGGATACTTTGATTGACAAGGAGCCAGAGCCATCTCCACCCCGCACCCCTGTCCTGGAGACCCAGAAAACCTTCGATCGGACTTCTCCAACCGATGGTGTCCAAGTCCCTGATGAAGTACCACCTGAGATCCTTGACAAGCTGGCCGACGAGTCTGAGGATGTGGAGGAGAAGCTCGCGGAGCAAGAGGAACAAGAGTTCATTCCGCGCCAAATTGTGCTGGATAATGCAGATCCTTCTCACGGAGATTATGAAGATAGTGATTCGGAGCCAGAGTATGCTGAAGAGGATCGAGAGCCTCTTGCAGTTCAAGTCCAGTTAGAGCATCAAGTTGATGTCTCTCCACCAACCTCAAATGTTACTCAAGATAGTCCAAAAGAAATGAGCTACCAACATAGTGAGCCATCACCAGCACTTCCAAGCCCAGATGCTTCGGTTCCCTCCGAGCACGAAAGATTCGCGAGATCACCACCGACACTGGTCTTTACTGAACAATCTACAGAGGATGCACCAGAGAGCCCAAACGAAGTTGTGCATCACGTGCAGACTGAAGCTCAGCAAAGCCCGGTTATCGATGTTCATAGTACTCATGTTGTTGAGCACTTTGACACACACGACGAATCTCCACAAAGTCCTGTTCTATCAGTTCACGGAGGAGAGGAAGGCTACGAAGATCATCACGATGAAGCTCCGGTACTCTCGGTTCATACCGATCACAAAGCCCATTCCGAAGATGTTCCACAGAGCCCAGTCCAATCAGTTCACAGCTCACATGCTTCTGAGCATATCGATGAAGCTCCACAGAGCCCAGTGCCATCTGTTCATAGCTCACATGCTTCTGAACACATTGAGCAAGAGGCTTTGCCTAGCCCAGTAGCATCGGAGAGAGACGTACCTTCGGCAGAATCACCACTAGTTCAGAGCGAGAATTTCGAGCATCATGCGGAAGTTCACAGCTTTCATGCTTCTGAGCATATTGATGAAGCTCTACCAAGCCCAGTTCAATCAGTTCATAGCTCACATGATCACCATGACCGATCAAGCCCTGTAGCTTCTGAGCCTGCTGCAAGATCTCCTTCAGTACAAAGCTCTCGCACATCAGAGCATTTCGAGCATCGCGGAGAAGTTCCACAGAGCCCCAGTTCCAATCAGTTCCATAGCTCTGAGCACATAGAAGAAGCTCGGCAAAGCCCTGTAACAAACCAAGAATCAGTTCATAGCCCACATGCGTCGGAGCACTTCGAGCATCGCGAAGTAGTTCCACACAGTCCGGCTGCTAGCCAGGAAGAATTTGGCCGTTCTCCATCAGTGCACAGTCCACATGTTTCTGAACACTTTGAGCATCACGAAGAAGCTCAACATAGCCCAGTAGCTAGCCAAGAAGAAGCTGCACGATCCCCATCAGTTCACAGCTCACACGCGTCGGAGCACTTCGAGCATCACGAAGAAGCTCAAGATAGTCCAGTAGCTAGCCAAGAAAAAGCTGCACGATCTCCTTCAGTTCACAGTTCACATGCGTCTGAAGACTCTGAGCATCGCCAGGAAATCCAACATAGTCCAGCAGCTAGCCAGAACGAGGCTGCACGATCTCCTTCAGTTCACAGTTCACATGCGTCGGAGCACATCGAGAATCACGGAGAATCTTTGCAAAGCCCTGTGGCTTCTATGGCCGGATCGGAGCATCACAATATGGCAGAAAGTTCCGAATACACAACTTccgaaaaagaaatttcaccATCGATCTTTAGCTCTCACACATCGGAACAGTTTGAGCAACAGTCGCAAAACAGTCCGGTAGCTTCAGAGAGAGATAATCGCTCGCCAACGTTTGAATCTTCCGTGACCATGCAAGCTGCGGCTCCACTCAGTCCAGCAGCTTCCGATCACGCCGAGCAGGCCCGTGAGAGCCCATCATTTGAGCGTGCTCCATCCCTTCACTCTCAACTGTCGGGGAACTTGGAGCATGATGATGAAAACTCAGCTGTAGTCGAGGCAGGTCAGGAACCAGCTACCCAAAGCCCAATCCCTCTTGAGCAGGAAGGAAGGTTTGAGAGAGCGGCATCGGTGAACAGCTATCAAGCTTCCGAGAGTTTTGAGAATCAGGAAGCTACAGTCGTCGAGCATCATGCTGGAGCTTTGCAAAGCCCGGTGGCTTCTGAAAAAGAAGTTTCTGAAGCTATTTCTCAGCCAGCCGCAGAGCCAGCCGCCCCGAGTCCAATTAGTTCCGAGGTTGAAGCTCACTCCGAGCACCATCACACACAAGAAGAAATTCCAATTGTCCAAACTTCTGAGCACATTGATTTAACAGATGTCCCAAGAAGCCCAGCTTTTTCAATGAATGACTCCCACCACGAAGATCAGCTGAGCCATGAAGCCGCCCCACACAGCCCAGTTGCATTTACTGAACCTCGCGTACCATCAGTTCATACAAGTGACACAGAAGAAGAAAGCTTTGAAGTTCAACACCATGCAGGTCTGACTCAAGAATATGCAGCACGGAAAAGTCCAACAGAGATGGATCTGTACAACCCATCACGTGACAACCAAGAAAGCCCGGTCATGTCTGAAACCGAGGCGATTCCTATTGTAGATCGTATTGATCTTGAAGCGTATCACAACTCTCCAACAAAGGAATCCACAAGCCCAGTCACAGTTAACCCAGTTGAAGTGCGAGTTTCTGCAGATGAAGTTGCGGAGCATCTTGCATCTCCTCATCAGAATTTTGAAGATGAGCCATCGCATCTGGTTGATGAATCCGAAGTGCCCAACAACTTTGAAACAGTCCCAGAGCAAGAGGCATATGCTCCAAGCCAAGACGCTATGATGACCTCAATCTACCAACCGGGCTCAGATACGGAGACCAGGGAGTGGGATGAGGGAGAGCATCACGTGAAGGAATCGACAACTCACTCCGAGCACACCGATGGTAATACTCACACGTCGGTCCAAGAAACCATCACTACTATCACTGACAATGGCCATGACGCTGACAATATCTCCACTGACTCATTGGTCATTCATGAACCCGCCGCTGACAATCAAATGACTCAATCCATCTATCAACCACATAGTgacaatgatgatgatgatgacaaGGTTACGGAGAAGGAGTGGGATGAGGGCAACAAGCATGTTCACGAAATCACCGAAGAGCACACTGATGAGTCGGGAAAACACTTTACGGAGACT gtCACCACCACTACCACTACGGTTATCAAATCAGGAGATGATATGAAGAACAACAATGACGAGGAAGATGGAAGTGATGAGGAGCGGgataaaataattgaagaagAGGGAGA acacggCTCGAACGGCAACCTGGTCCGTGAAACCATCACCACCACAACCCACACCGTAACCTCCGGAGGTCTTCCAGAGGGCGGAATCCTTGTGGACGATGGGGATGAGACGAACATCTCCTCCctctaa
- the H11E01.3 gene encoding Serine/arginine repetitive matrix protein 2 (Confirmed by transcript evidence): protein MMDMMLKNREAQLMKMAELRKKLDAAEKVECCRRIRTGQSPESYRQGKPSRSLSRNRAGQSGGGGRQRRYSNSFEDRDFVQRIEDRNTDPVEQNTKDPYKRLSANAKRFNYLHKLDDNTLIAYKDNLKKQLQRLERFREISFGPHSVARQPPPQQASWFFRRRSLPSLTASAPGNTLKEPLRSVLNMRGRKATTGNKLNASHDSRTSCPPTTRKRKDSNGRLPPINPHKNRVPTKPPAPVSLQQITTRLPPAAKKPAPSRGRPSNKRQTTTTTTTTITSVSKSPQISDTNTLPTLPSVTGRGIFTGAAAAATAAAIGTAAINMDTLIDKEPEPSPPRTPVLETQKTFDRTSPTDGVQVPDEVPPEILDKLADESEDVEEKLAEQEEQEFIPRQIVLDNADPSHGDYEDSDSEPEYAEEDREPLAVQVQLEHQVDVSPPTSNVTQDSPKEMSYQHSEPSPALPSPDASVPSEHERFARSPPTLVFTEQSTEDAPESPNEVVHHVQTEAQQSPVIDVHSTHVVEHFDTHDESPQSPVLSVHGGEEGYEDHHDEAPVLSVHTDHKAHSEDVPQSPVQSVHSSHASEHIDEAPQSPVPSVHSSHASEHIEQEALPSPVASERDVPSAESPLVQSENFEHHAEVHSFHASEHIDEALPSPVQSVHSSHDHHDRSSPVASEPAARSPSVQSSRTSEHFEHRGEVPQSPSSNQFHSSEHIEEARQSPVTNQESVHSPHASEHFEHREVVPHSPAASQEEFGRSPSVHSPHVSEHFEHHEEAQHSPVASQEEAARSPSVHSSHASEHFEHHEEAQDSPVASQEKAARSPSVHSSHASEDSEHRQEIQHSPAASQNEAARSPSVHSSHASEHIENHGESLQSPVASMAGSEHHNMAESSEYTTSEKEISPSIFSSHTSEQFEQQSQNSPVASERDNRSPTFESSVTMQAAAPLSPAASDHAEQARESPSFERAPSLHSQLSGNLEHDDENSAVVEAGQEPATQSPIPLEQEGRFERAASVNSYQASESFENQEATVVEHHAGALQSPVASEKEVSEAISQPAAEPAAPSPISSEVEAHSEHHHTQEEIPIVQTSEHIDLTDVPRSPAFSMNDSHHEDQLSHEAAPHSPVAFTEPRVPSVHTSDTEEESFEVQHHAGLTQEYAARKSPTEMDLYNPSRDNQESPVMSETEAIPIVDRIDLEAYHNSPTKESTSPVTVNPVEVRVSADEVAEHLASPHQNFEDEPSHLVDESEVPNNFETVPEQEAYAPSQDAMMTSIYQPGSDTETREWDEGEHHVKESTTHSEHTDGNTHTSVQETITTITDNGHDADNISTDSLVIHEPAADNQMTQSIYQPHSDNDDDDDKVTEKEWDEGNKHVHEITEEHTDESGKHFTETVTTTTTTVIKSGDDMKNNNDEEDGSDEERDKIIEEEGEHGSNGNLVRETITTTTHTVTSGGLPEGGILVDDGDETNISSL, encoded by the exons ATGATGGACATGATGCTCAAGAACAG agaagCACAGCTCATGAAAATGGCCGAGTTGCGCAAGAAGCTTGACGCGGCGGAGAAAGTCGAGTGCTGCCGTCGTATTCGTACAGGTCAGAGTCCGGAATCCTACAGACAGGGAAAGCCGAGCCGCAGTTTGAGCAGAA atcgcGCAGGGCAGAGCGGGGGCGGAGGACGGCAACGTCGGTATTCCAACAGTTTTGAGGATCGCGATTTTGTTCAACGCATCGAAGATCGGAATACGGACCCCGTGGAACAGAACACCAAGGATCCGTACAAAAGATTGTCGGCTAATGCGAAGAGGTTCAATTATTTGCACAAG CTCGACGACAACACCCTGATTGCCTACAAAGACAATCTGAAAAAGCAGCTGCAGCGCCTCGAGCGCTTCCGTGAGATCTCATTCGGTCCACACTCTGTCGCCCGGCAGCCACCGCCACAGCAAGCATCGTGGTTCTTCCGGCGAAG GTCGCTACCTAGTCTGACTGCTTCAGCTCCCGGAAATACCCTGAAAGAGCCGTTGAG AAGTGTGCTCAATATGCGGGGACGTAAAGCAACTACCGGTAACAAGCTGAACGCGAGTCATGATAGTCGGACGAGTTGCCCACCAACTACTCGGAAGAGGAAGG ATTCCAACGGCCGACTTCCACCTATCAACCCACATAAAAATCGGGTACCCACAAAACCACCAGCACCGGTCTCTCTTCAACAAATCACAACTCGACTTCCACCGGCGGctaaaaa accagCACCCTCCCGTGGACGTCCATCGAACAAACGCCAAACAACTACGACTACTACGACTACAATCACATCGGTGTCAAAATCGCCGCAGATATCAGATACAAATACACTTCCAACACTGCCTTCGGTGACAG GTCGTGGAATCTTCACCGGTGCAGCGGCCGCCGCTACCGCCGCAGCCATCGGAACTGCAGCGATCAATATGGATACTTTGATTGACAAGGAGCCAGAGCCATCTCCACCCCGCACCCCTGTCCTGGAGACCCAGAAAACCTTCGATCGGACTTCTCCAACCGATGGTGTCCAAGTCCCTGATGAAGTACCACCTGAGATCCTTGACAAGCTGGCCGACGAGTCTGAGGATGTGGAGGAGAAGCTCGCGGAGCAAGAGGAACAAGAGTTCATTCCGCGCCAAATTGTGCTGGATAATGCAGATCCTTCTCACGGAGATTATGAAGATAGTGATTCGGAGCCAGAGTATGCTGAAGAGGATCGAGAGCCTCTTGCAGTTCAAGTCCAGTTAGAGCATCAAGTTGATGTCTCTCCACCAACCTCAAATGTTACTCAAGATAGTCCAAAAGAAATGAGCTACCAACATAGTGAGCCATCACCAGCACTTCCAAGCCCAGATGCTTCGGTTCCCTCCGAGCACGAAAGATTCGCGAGATCACCACCGACACTGGTCTTTACTGAACAATCTACAGAGGATGCACCAGAGAGCCCAAACGAAGTTGTGCATCACGTGCAGACTGAAGCTCAGCAAAGCCCGGTTATCGATGTTCATAGTACTCATGTTGTTGAGCACTTTGACACACACGACGAATCTCCACAAAGTCCTGTTCTATCAGTTCACGGAGGAGAGGAAGGCTACGAAGATCATCACGATGAAGCTCCGGTACTCTCGGTTCATACCGATCACAAAGCCCATTCCGAAGATGTTCCACAGAGCCCAGTCCAATCAGTTCACAGCTCACATGCTTCTGAGCATATCGATGAAGCTCCACAGAGCCCAGTGCCATCTGTTCATAGCTCACATGCTTCTGAACACATTGAGCAAGAGGCTTTGCCTAGCCCAGTAGCATCGGAGAGAGACGTACCTTCGGCAGAATCACCACTAGTTCAGAGCGAGAATTTCGAGCATCATGCGGAAGTTCACAGCTTTCATGCTTCTGAGCATATTGATGAAGCTCTACCAAGCCCAGTTCAATCAGTTCATAGCTCACATGATCACCATGACCGATCAAGCCCTGTAGCTTCTGAGCCTGCTGCAAGATCTCCTTCAGTACAAAGCTCTCGCACATCAGAGCATTTCGAGCATCGCGGAGAAGTTCCACAGAGCCCCAGTTCCAATCAGTTCCATAGCTCTGAGCACATAGAAGAAGCTCGGCAAAGCCCTGTAACAAACCAAGAATCAGTTCATAGCCCACATGCGTCGGAGCACTTCGAGCATCGCGAAGTAGTTCCACACAGTCCGGCTGCTAGCCAGGAAGAATTTGGCCGTTCTCCATCAGTGCACAGTCCACATGTTTCTGAACACTTTGAGCATCACGAAGAAGCTCAACATAGCCCAGTAGCTAGCCAAGAAGAAGCTGCACGATCCCCATCAGTTCACAGCTCACACGCGTCGGAGCACTTCGAGCATCACGAAGAAGCTCAAGATAGTCCAGTAGCTAGCCAAGAAAAAGCTGCACGATCTCCTTCAGTTCACAGTTCACATGCGTCTGAAGACTCTGAGCATCGCCAGGAAATCCAACATAGTCCAGCAGCTAGCCAGAACGAGGCTGCACGATCTCCTTCAGTTCACAGTTCACATGCGTCGGAGCACATCGAGAATCACGGAGAATCTTTGCAAAGCCCTGTGGCTTCTATGGCCGGATCGGAGCATCACAATATGGCAGAAAGTTCCGAATACACAACTTccgaaaaagaaatttcaccATCGATCTTTAGCTCTCACACATCGGAACAGTTTGAGCAACAGTCGCAAAACAGTCCGGTAGCTTCAGAGAGAGATAATCGCTCGCCAACGTTTGAATCTTCCGTGACCATGCAAGCTGCGGCTCCACTCAGTCCAGCAGCTTCCGATCACGCCGAGCAGGCCCGTGAGAGCCCATCATTTGAGCGTGCTCCATCCCTTCACTCTCAACTGTCGGGGAACTTGGAGCATGATGATGAAAACTCAGCTGTAGTCGAGGCAGGTCAGGAACCAGCTACCCAAAGCCCAATCCCTCTTGAGCAGGAAGGAAGGTTTGAGAGAGCGGCATCGGTGAACAGCTATCAAGCTTCCGAGAGTTTTGAGAATCAGGAAGCTACAGTCGTCGAGCATCATGCTGGAGCTTTGCAAAGCCCGGTGGCTTCTGAAAAAGAAGTTTCTGAAGCTATTTCTCAGCCAGCCGCAGAGCCAGCCGCCCCGAGTCCAATTAGTTCCGAGGTTGAAGCTCACTCCGAGCACCATCACACACAAGAAGAAATTCCAATTGTCCAAACTTCTGAGCACATTGATTTAACAGATGTCCCAAGAAGCCCAGCTTTTTCAATGAATGACTCCCACCACGAAGATCAGCTGAGCCATGAAGCCGCCCCACACAGCCCAGTTGCATTTACTGAACCTCGCGTACCATCAGTTCATACAAGTGACACAGAAGAAGAAAGCTTTGAAGTTCAACACCATGCAGGTCTGACTCAAGAATATGCAGCACGGAAAAGTCCAACAGAGATGGATCTGTACAACCCATCACGTGACAACCAAGAAAGCCCGGTCATGTCTGAAACCGAGGCGATTCCTATTGTAGATCGTATTGATCTTGAAGCGTATCACAACTCTCCAACAAAGGAATCCACAAGCCCAGTCACAGTTAACCCAGTTGAAGTGCGAGTTTCTGCAGATGAAGTTGCGGAGCATCTTGCATCTCCTCATCAGAATTTTGAAGATGAGCCATCGCATCTGGTTGATGAATCCGAAGTGCCCAACAACTTTGAAACAGTCCCAGAGCAAGAGGCATATGCTCCAAGCCAAGACGCTATGATGACCTCAATCTACCAACCGGGCTCAGATACGGAGACCAGGGAGTGGGATGAGGGAGAGCATCACGTGAAGGAATCGACAACTCACTCCGAGCACACCGATGGTAATACTCACACGTCGGTCCAAGAAACCATCACTACTATCACTGACAATGGCCATGACGCTGACAATATCTCCACTGACTCATTGGTCATTCATGAACCCGCCGCTGACAATCAAATGACTCAATCCATCTATCAACCACATAGTgacaatgatgatgatgatgacaaGGTTACGGAGAAGGAGTGGGATGAGGGCAACAAGCATGTTCACGAAATCACCGAAGAGCACACTGATGAGTCGGGAAAACACTTTACGGAGACT gtCACCACCACTACCACTACGGTTATCAAATCAGGAGATGATATGAAGAACAACAATGACGAGGAAGATGGAAGTGATGAGGAGCGGgataaaataattgaagaagAGGGAGA acacggCTCGAACGGCAACCTGGTCCGTGAAACCATCACCACCACAACCCACACCGTAACCTCCGGAGGTCTTCCAGAGGGCGGAATCCTTGTGGACGATGGGGATGAGACGAACATCTCCTCCctctaa